Below is a window of Mucilaginibacter sp. PAMC 26640 DNA.
ACTATGTCTTTCAAGCACCTGTACCATCTGGCTTTTAAAATCTGCAGCAAGATGCTGTATCAGTATATAAGACACAGAGTCCAGTGGGGTATAATCAAAGAAAGCGGATATTGCTTCCAAGCCGCCGGACGATGCGCCAATGGCTATTACATATTGTTGATCGGCTAATTTGGTCATGGGATGACTAGGCTTAAGCAAGTGTATGACTAAGAAGCAAGAAACTAAATTATTGTTTCATTTAATTAATTTATCTTCAAGTATTTAAATATATTTCAGTAACGTTAACTACCGAAAGTTGCGTATCATGTTCTTTGCGGCCCCGCCGTGGCTTAATTGAGTAGTAGTAACTTCACATAGGGTAGATTATCGTAAAGGCAAAATTGGCTGACCAAAAGAGTCTCGAGCACGTCATGACTTAGCAGCTCTTAAAAATGCTGTACAGCTAAATTTCCTATCTTTGCGCTCATGGCCGGCATTTATCTCCACATCCCTTTTTGTAAACAAGCCTGCCACTACTGCGATTTTCATTTCAGTACGTCGCTAAAATATAAAGACGACATGCTGAGGGCTCTGTTAAAGGAAATAAGCCTGCAAAAGGGCTACCTCGGTGGCGAGTTCATCGAAACCATCTATTTTGGCGGTGGTACACCCTCAGTTTTAACAGGAGCCGAAATAAATATCTTAATAGATGCGATTACCAAAGTACATACCGTGTCTGCAGATGCGGAGATTACTTTGGAGGCCAATCCGGATGACCTGGACAGCAATAAGTTAGCTGCGCTAAAAGCATCTCCCGTTAACCGCTTCAGTATAGGTATCCAGTCTTTTTATGATGAAGACCTTTTATGGATGAACCGTGTACACCGTGCCTCAGAAGCCGAAGCATGTGTAAAACGGGCCCAGGATGCGGGTTTCGAAAATATCACCGTCGACCTGATCTACGGTTACCCGCTGCTGACAGACATCAAATGGAAACATAACCTCAACAAGGTTTTTGATTTGGATGTACCACATATTTCTGCCTATAGCATGACGGTAGAACCCCAAACTGCCCTTGCATCGTTTATCAGTAAAAAGAAACAGCAACCGATGAGCGACCAGCAAAGCGCAGCTCAATTTATGTTAATGACCGATGTCATGCAAACAAACGGCTTTGAGCAGTATGAGATCTCCAACTTTTGCAAACCAGGGCATTACTCGCAACACAATTCTAACTACTGGCGCGGGGTGAAGTATATTGGCATGGGCCCATCTGCCCACTCTTATAATGGCGATACCCGGCAATGGAATATCGCTAACAACTCCAAATATATGCAGTCGGTTTTGGCAGAGGGGATTGTACCCGCAGAGGTAGAACTGCTCACCGAAAGTAACCGGCTTAATGAATATATTATGACGTCGCTACGAACCAAGTGGGGGCTGGATCTTGATAAGCTGGAGACAATAGCCGCTGGTTCGGCGGTACTTCTTATAAAGGCGGCAACTACTTTTTTCAATGACGGCAGCATTTCACAAGCAGAGCGGGTTATCACCCTTACCCCTAACGGTAAATTATATGCTGACCATATCGCGTCGGAATTGTTTTTTCAATAAATACATATATATACTATAATATTAAATTTAGTTCAATATTGTATTAAATTTAATATTGGGAAAACCATCCAACTCTTTTCTTCGTTAGTTGCATTATAAAACAAATAACCAAACTCCATGAAAAAGTTAATTATCGCAGCATTTGCATTAGCAGCTATTGCAATTGCTCCTAACGCCAAAGCACAAACAAAAATGGTTGGTGGCGCAGAAATGTTTCCAACTAAAAACATCGTAGAAAACGCGGTGAACTCTAAAGATCACACAACACTTGTTGAAGCGGTAAAAGCGGCGGGATTAGTTGAAACACTTTCATCTGCCGGCCCGTTTACAGTATTTGCACCAACGAACGAAGCCTTTGCTAAATTGCC
It encodes the following:
- a CDS encoding coproporphyrinogen III oxidase, yielding MAGIYLHIPFCKQACHYCDFHFSTSLKYKDDMLRALLKEISLQKGYLGGEFIETIYFGGGTPSVLTGAEINILIDAITKVHTVSADAEITLEANPDDLDSNKLAALKASPVNRFSIGIQSFYDEDLLWMNRVHRASEAEACVKRAQDAGFENITVDLIYGYPLLTDIKWKHNLNKVFDLDVPHISAYSMTVEPQTALASFISKKKQQPMSDQQSAAQFMLMTDVMQTNGFEQYEISNFCKPGHYSQHNSNYWRGVKYIGMGPSAHSYNGDTRQWNIANNSKYMQSVLAEGIVPAEVELLTESNRLNEYIMTSLRTKWGLDLDKLETIAAGSAVLLIKAATTFFNDGSISQAERVITLTPNGKLYADHIASELFFQ